In Amycolatopsis sp. EV170708-02-1, the following are encoded in one genomic region:
- a CDS encoding TetR/AcrR family transcriptional regulator has product MVLSPRTAARPRNRKQQIVDAAGRIFSEHGYHAASMEEIAADVGITAAALYRHFPNKYALFAACANVMADRLAATLDEVAPGAPLADVLAAVTQGTVVHRASSGLYRWESRYLEREDRHSLAVKFGQVVDRVAEAVRREYPLPDEGLRAVAALGVIGSITMHRTSIAQRRVEEVLVEAALRVVATDPATGVAGTHAVELPSSPEPRTRRSEIIAAAIPLFERDGFANVTNGRIAEAVGLVPSALYRYFPGKADILAAACLQAAGILAEAVERNLHGVDDPADALLALARTYVAYSFEHTALTSVANAELAGLPSALRRPLVGAQREHIAVWERHLRSARPELDQRQARVLVHAGFGVVVEAGRRLRWEDVPVNRDAVSALLVGALGV; this is encoded by the coding sequence ATGGTCCTGTCCCCGCGCACGGCCGCCCGGCCCCGCAACCGCAAGCAGCAGATCGTCGACGCGGCCGGGCGGATCTTCAGCGAGCACGGCTATCACGCGGCGTCGATGGAGGAGATCGCCGCCGACGTCGGCATCACCGCGGCGGCCCTGTACCGGCATTTCCCGAACAAGTACGCGTTGTTCGCCGCGTGCGCGAACGTCATGGCGGACCGGCTCGCCGCCACGCTCGACGAGGTGGCGCCCGGCGCGCCGCTGGCGGACGTGCTCGCCGCCGTCACCCAGGGCACGGTCGTCCATCGCGCGTCGAGTGGCCTGTACCGCTGGGAATCCCGGTATCTCGAACGTGAGGACCGGCACTCGCTCGCGGTGAAGTTCGGGCAGGTCGTGGACCGGGTGGCCGAGGCGGTGCGGCGCGAATACCCGCTCCCCGACGAGGGCCTGCGGGCGGTGGCCGCCCTCGGCGTGATCGGCTCGATCACGATGCACCGCACCTCGATCGCCCAGCGCCGGGTCGAAGAGGTGCTGGTCGAGGCCGCCCTGCGCGTGGTCGCGACCGATCCGGCGACGGGCGTCGCGGGCACGCACGCCGTCGAGTTGCCGTCCAGCCCGGAGCCGCGCACCCGGCGGTCGGAGATCATCGCGGCGGCCATCCCGCTGTTCGAACGGGACGGGTTCGCCAACGTCACGAACGGCCGGATCGCCGAAGCCGTCGGGCTGGTGCCGTCCGCGCTCTACCGGTATTTCCCCGGCAAGGCCGACATCCTCGCCGCCGCCTGTCTGCAGGCCGCGGGAATCCTGGCCGAGGCGGTGGAGCGGAACCTGCACGGCGTCGACGACCCGGCCGACGCGCTGCTCGCGCTGGCGCGGACCTATGTGGCCTACAGCTTCGAGCACACCGCGCTCACCAGCGTCGCCAACGCCGAACTCGCGGGCCTGCCCTCGGCCCTGCGTCGTCCGTTGGTCGGCGCGCAGCGCGAACACATCGCCGTCTGGGAGCGGCATTTGCGGTCGGCGCGGCCGGAGCTCGACCAGCGTCAGGCGAGGGTGCTCGTGCACGCCGGCTTCGGGGTGGTGGTCGAAGCGGGACGGAGACTGCGCTGGGAGGACGTCCCCGTCAACCGTGACGCCGTCAGCGCCTTGCTCGTCGGCGCCTTGGGGGTTTGA
- a CDS encoding TetR/AcrR family transcriptional regulator produces the protein MEPSESLLELAYSDAVERVDETDETRTRILDAAYTQFAKTGIQRSTMEDVARRAGVSRITVYRRFPGKDVLVEQVVRREFRRYFDRFLADIEQAGTVAERVVLGFVSSLRAIRGNPLIGGLLDVEPDLLMASMIGDGGRTLATVRAFVAGQLKQEQAAGNVSRKLDVDLAAELMVRVSTSFLVIPSQVVDVDDDEQLAAVAKRFLVPLVELRD, from the coding sequence ATGGAACCGTCGGAGTCCTTGCTGGAGCTGGCGTACTCGGACGCCGTCGAGCGGGTCGACGAGACGGACGAGACGCGGACGCGGATCCTCGACGCGGCGTACACCCAGTTCGCCAAGACCGGCATCCAACGGTCCACAATGGAGGATGTCGCCCGGCGCGCCGGGGTTTCCCGGATCACCGTCTACCGGCGGTTCCCCGGTAAGGACGTCCTGGTCGAGCAGGTGGTCCGGCGGGAGTTCCGGCGGTACTTCGACCGGTTCCTCGCCGACATCGAGCAGGCGGGCACCGTCGCCGAACGCGTGGTGCTGGGTTTCGTGAGCTCGCTGCGGGCGATCCGCGGCAATCCGCTGATCGGCGGGTTGCTCGACGTCGAGCCGGATCTCCTCATGGCGTCCATGATCGGCGACGGCGGCCGCACCCTCGCCACCGTCCGTGCCTTCGTCGCGGGCCAGCTCAAGCAGGAGCAGGCGGCGGGCAACGTCTCCCGGAAACTGGATGTCGATCTCGCGGCCGAGCTGATGGTGCGGGTCTCGACCTCGTTCCTGGTGATCCCCAGCCAGGTGGTCGACGTCGACGACGACGAGCAGCTCGCCGCAGTGGCGAAGCGGTTCCTCGTTCCCTTGGTGGAGCTACGAGACTGA
- the dgoD gene encoding galactonate dehydratase encodes MKIVSMTTYQVPPRWSFLKIETDEGVTGWGEPVLEGRAASVAATVEELSDYLIGKDPSQIEDLWTVLYRGGFYRGGGLHMSALAGIDQALWDIKGKALGVPVHELLGGRVRESIKVYSWIGGDRPAETARAAREVVDRGFSAVKMNGTEELSYLDTWDKVDRCVANVDAVRQAVGPNIGIGVDFHGRVHKPMAKVLLRELEPYRLMFVEEPVLSEHVDGFADVLRNSPIPIALGERLFSRWDFKTVLASGAVDIIQPDPSHCGGITEARKIAHMAEAYDVGLALHCPLGPIALAACLQIDAGCYNATIQEQSLGIHYNTSNDLLDYLADPSVFAYDEGQVVIPRGPGLGIEINEEYVAERAAEGHRWRNPVWRHADGSFAEW; translated from the coding sequence ATGAAGATCGTGTCAATGACGACATATCAGGTGCCGCCGCGCTGGTCGTTCCTGAAGATCGAAACGGACGAGGGCGTCACCGGCTGGGGCGAACCGGTCCTGGAGGGCCGGGCCGCTTCGGTGGCCGCGACCGTCGAGGAGCTTTCCGACTATCTGATCGGCAAAGATCCCTCGCAGATCGAGGATCTGTGGACCGTCCTGTATCGCGGCGGGTTCTACCGTGGCGGCGGTCTCCACATGAGCGCGCTGGCCGGGATCGACCAGGCCCTGTGGGATATCAAGGGCAAGGCGCTCGGCGTCCCGGTGCACGAACTGCTCGGCGGCCGGGTGCGCGAGTCGATCAAGGTGTACTCGTGGATCGGCGGCGACCGTCCCGCCGAGACCGCCCGTGCCGCGCGCGAGGTGGTGGACCGCGGGTTCAGCGCGGTGAAGATGAACGGGACCGAGGAACTGTCCTATCTGGACACCTGGGACAAGGTCGACCGCTGTGTGGCCAATGTGGACGCCGTGCGGCAGGCCGTCGGCCCGAACATCGGCATCGGGGTGGACTTCCACGGCCGCGTGCACAAGCCGATGGCCAAGGTCCTGCTGCGCGAACTGGAGCCGTACCGGCTGATGTTCGTCGAGGAGCCGGTGCTTTCCGAACACGTCGACGGGTTCGCCGACGTCCTCCGCAACTCGCCGATCCCGATCGCGCTCGGCGAGCGGCTGTTCTCGCGATGGGATTTCAAGACCGTGCTGGCGTCGGGCGCCGTCGACATCATCCAGCCGGACCCGTCGCACTGCGGCGGCATCACCGAAGCGCGCAAGATCGCGCACATGGCCGAGGCGTACGACGTCGGCTTGGCGCTTCATTGTCCGCTCGGCCCGATCGCGCTGGCGGCCTGCCTGCAGATCGACGCGGGCTGCTACAACGCGACGATCCAGGAGCAGAGCCTCGGCATCCACTACAACACGAGCAACGATCTGCTGGATTATCTGGCGGATCCGTCGGTGTTCGCCTACGACGAAGGCCAGGTCGTCATCCCTCGCGGGCCGGGGCTGGGCATCGAGATCAACGAGGAGTACGTCGCCGAACGGGCGGCCGAGGGCCATCGCTGGCGGAATCCGGTGTGGCGGCACGCCGACGGCTCGTTCGCGGAATGGTGA
- a CDS encoding AMP-binding protein, translated as MSTVSAPASSFRHHWMAHAATHAMMRPDKPALRYLGETTTWAELSQRSLRLAAALAARGVAEGDRVATLTLNHPWFVETVFAANSLGAMAVPLSFRLAPAELDYILADCTPSAVVVDARLLPLLDAAPNAASIPTVLVIGESYEEFLTAHEPMDLPDISEEATALIMYTSGTTGRPKGVMLSHRNLQMQAITCIRAMKIFDDTDVAFLTAPFFHIAGLGSIVANFLVGGVVVIHPLGAFDPRAVLDAYEREGATVVFNVPQQWDLICAQPDIAERKLKLRIISWGAAPATKATLLAMAEKFPGALNVAVFGQTETSPITCVLSGEDSTRKLGSVGKPIPTLQYRVVDDDMNDVAPGEVGEIVYRGPTVTKGYWQKPQETAEAFSGGWFHSGDLVSQDEDGFIWVVDRKKDMIISGGENIYCAELENAISAYPPVREVAVIGRADERWGQVPVAFVTAAPDAEPSLAELVEFLDGRLASFKMPKDLVVLPELPRNAGGKVVKGSLRDLDEKGL; from the coding sequence ATGTCGACCGTTTCGGCTCCCGCCTCGTCCTTCCGGCACCACTGGATGGCGCACGCTGCCACGCACGCGATGATGCGACCGGACAAGCCCGCCCTGCGGTACCTCGGCGAGACGACGACCTGGGCGGAGCTCTCACAACGGTCGTTGCGCTTGGCCGCCGCGCTGGCCGCGCGAGGTGTCGCCGAAGGCGATCGCGTGGCCACGCTGACCTTGAACCACCCGTGGTTCGTGGAGACCGTGTTCGCGGCGAACAGCCTGGGCGCGATGGCCGTCCCGCTCAGTTTCCGGCTCGCCCCGGCGGAACTCGACTACATCCTGGCCGACTGCACGCCGTCCGCCGTCGTCGTCGACGCGCGGCTGCTCCCGCTGCTCGACGCCGCGCCGAACGCCGCGTCGATTCCGACGGTGCTCGTCATCGGTGAGTCGTACGAGGAATTCCTGACCGCGCACGAGCCGATGGACCTGCCTGACATCAGCGAGGAAGCGACCGCGCTGATCATGTACACCTCGGGCACCACCGGCAGGCCGAAAGGGGTGATGCTGTCCCATCGCAACCTGCAGATGCAGGCGATCACCTGTATCCGGGCGATGAAGATCTTCGACGACACCGACGTCGCCTTCCTGACCGCGCCGTTCTTCCACATCGCGGGCCTGGGTTCGATCGTGGCGAACTTCCTGGTCGGCGGGGTGGTCGTGATCCACCCGCTGGGCGCCTTCGATCCGCGCGCGGTGCTCGACGCCTACGAACGCGAAGGCGCCACCGTGGTGTTCAACGTTCCCCAGCAATGGGATCTGATCTGCGCCCAGCCGGATATCGCCGAACGGAAGCTGAAACTGCGGATCATCAGCTGGGGCGCGGCTCCCGCGACGAAGGCGACGTTGCTCGCCATGGCCGAGAAGTTCCCCGGCGCCCTCAACGTGGCCGTGTTCGGCCAGACCGAGACCTCCCCGATCACCTGCGTGCTCAGCGGTGAGGACTCGACGCGCAAACTCGGCTCCGTCGGCAAACCGATCCCGACCCTGCAGTACCGCGTCGTGGACGACGACATGAACGACGTCGCCCCGGGCGAAGTGGGCGAGATCGTCTACCGCGGGCCCACGGTGACCAAGGGCTATTGGCAGAAACCGCAGGAGACCGCGGAAGCCTTTTCCGGCGGCTGGTTTCATTCCGGCGATCTGGTCTCGCAGGACGAAGACGGTTTCATCTGGGTGGTCGACCGCAAGAAGGACATGATCATCAGCGGCGGCGAGAACATCTACTGCGCGGAACTGGAGAACGCGATCTCCGCGTATCCGCCGGTCCGGGAGGTCGCCGTGATCGGCCGGGCCGACGAGCGCTGGGGCCAGGTGCCGGTCGCCTTCGTCACCGCGGCACCGGACGCCGAACCGTCATTGGCCGAGCTGGTCGAATTCCTCGACGGCAGGCTCGCGTCGTTCAAGATGCCCAAGGATCTCGTGGTGCTGCCCGAACTCCCGCGCAACGCGGGCGGGAAAGTGGTCAAGGGTTCGCTTCGCGACCTGGACGAAAAAGGATTGTGA
- a CDS encoding acyl-CoA dehydrogenase family protein, producing the protein MRLTSEQNEFAASVAELCRREGGAREAHDDELYRKMAGLGWIGAGLPAEFGGADGGMVDICVFLEQTARGMAPIGGFTTSIIVAEAYRRFGSPEQKKLVIGGVAEGEVASIAMSEPEAGSDVGALTCRAERRDGGWVINGQKTWCSNAHIATTILLVARTSSEGGKHDGLTMFHVPADSAGLTIKGIETLGGSDVNDLYFTDCVLPADAVVGKVGEGWRQLMAGLNLERLILAAGMLGTAQRAFDDTLAYVRERRQFGKPIGTFQAIRHRLADLATEIECCRLLVYRVAELVDEDPERLLPREASMAKLKVTETAKKVALEGMQMMGGYGHAMEFDMQRHVRATLVSTVYGGTSEIQRDIIGKTYGL; encoded by the coding sequence ATGCGACTCACCTCCGAGCAGAACGAATTCGCCGCGTCCGTGGCGGAGCTGTGCCGCCGCGAAGGTGGCGCCCGGGAAGCCCACGACGACGAGCTCTATCGCAAGATGGCCGGGCTGGGCTGGATCGGCGCCGGGCTGCCCGCCGAGTTCGGCGGGGCGGACGGCGGCATGGTCGACATCTGTGTCTTCCTGGAACAGACCGCGCGCGGGATGGCGCCGATCGGCGGCTTCACCACGTCGATCATCGTCGCCGAGGCGTACCGCAGGTTCGGCTCGCCCGAACAGAAGAAGCTCGTCATCGGTGGGGTCGCGGAAGGCGAGGTCGCGTCGATCGCGATGTCCGAACCCGAAGCGGGGTCGGACGTCGGCGCGCTGACCTGCCGGGCCGAACGCCGTGACGGCGGCTGGGTGATCAACGGCCAGAAGACGTGGTGCTCCAACGCGCATATCGCGACCACGATCCTGCTCGTGGCCAGGACGTCGTCCGAGGGCGGCAAACACGACGGCCTCACGATGTTCCACGTGCCCGCCGACAGTGCCGGGCTGACGATCAAGGGCATCGAGACGTTGGGTGGGAGCGACGTCAACGACCTGTACTTCACCGATTGCGTGCTGCCCGCGGACGCCGTGGTCGGCAAGGTGGGGGAGGGCTGGCGGCAGCTGATGGCGGGGCTGAACCTGGAGCGGCTGATCCTCGCCGCCGGAATGCTGGGAACCGCTCAGCGCGCCTTCGACGACACGCTCGCCTACGTCCGCGAGCGCCGTCAGTTCGGCAAGCCGATCGGGACCTTCCAGGCCATCCGGCATCGGCTCGCCGATCTGGCGACGGAGATCGAGTGCTGCCGCCTGCTGGTCTATCGCGTCGCGGAGCTCGTCGACGAAGACCCCGAGCGGCTGCTGCCCAGGGAAGCGTCGATGGCGAAGCTCAAGGTGACCGAGACGGCGAAAAAGGTCGCGCTGGAAGGCATGCAGATGATGGGCGGCTACGGCCACGCGATGGAATTCGACATGCAGCGGCATGTGCGGGCCACGCTGGTGTCCACTGTGTACGGTGGAACCAGCGAGATCCAGCGCGACATCATCGGCAAGACCTACGGCCTCTGA
- a CDS encoding IclR family transcriptional regulator, giving the protein MSDTAPPGTQTLARGLALIRAVAGGATDLRGLVEDTGLGRSTAHRLVQLLVSEGYLRSGRDGYALGPTLIELGFQALHGSPLPVVARPVLEELAEQLRDTVHLAVRDGDSVLYLDKLPGSRGAEMRSRIGHRMPLTRTGVGMALLLDSAPEWRELYLAETPAEPGRVRPEDLDAFLARMREYAESGVAMDLEDNEPGIRCVAAPIRDATGAIAGAISVSATRPYMPAARMRGLNRVVGRAARQVSAGLGHREP; this is encoded by the coding sequence ATGTCCGACACGGCACCGCCCGGCACCCAGACCCTCGCCCGCGGCCTCGCGCTGATCCGCGCGGTCGCCGGCGGCGCGACCGACCTCCGCGGCCTGGTCGAGGACACGGGCCTGGGCCGCAGCACCGCGCACCGGCTGGTCCAGCTGCTCGTCAGCGAGGGTTATCTGCGCAGCGGACGGGACGGCTACGCCCTCGGGCCCACCTTGATCGAGCTGGGTTTCCAGGCCCTGCACGGCAGCCCGCTCCCGGTGGTCGCCCGGCCCGTGCTGGAGGAGCTGGCGGAGCAGTTGCGCGACACGGTGCACCTGGCCGTCCGCGACGGGGATTCGGTGCTGTACCTGGACAAGCTGCCCGGCTCGCGGGGCGCGGAGATGCGCTCCCGGATCGGGCACCGGATGCCGCTGACCCGCACCGGCGTCGGCATGGCGCTGCTGCTGGACTCCGCGCCGGAATGGCGGGAGCTCTATCTGGCCGAGACGCCCGCGGAACCCGGCAGGGTGCGCCCGGAGGACCTCGACGCGTTCCTGGCGCGCATGCGCGAGTACGCGGAGTCAGGTGTGGCGATGGACCTGGAGGACAACGAACCGGGTATCCGCTGTGTCGCGGCGCCGATCCGGGACGCCACCGGCGCCATCGCCGGGGCCATCAGCGTTTCGGCGACGAGGCCGTACATGCCCGCCGCCCGGATGCGCGGCCTGAACCGGGTCGTCGGCCGCGCGGCACGGCAGGTCTCCGCCGGCCTCGGCCACCGCGAGCCCTGA
- a CDS encoding 2-dehydro-3-deoxy-6-phosphogalactonate aldolase has protein sequence MTGLIAILRGVTPAEVVGVGRALVEAGFPAIEVPLNSPEPFESVRLLADAFGDRCEIGAGTVLTTEDVGRAREAGARLIVAPNTDPAVISAAVAEGMTPYPGVATPTEAFAALAAGARYLKLFPAGSVGIGGMKAWRAVLPREVGLLPVGGVDETNLAAWAAAGAAGAGLGSCLYRPGDTADVVGVRARALSEIWHQE, from the coding sequence GTGACCGGACTGATCGCGATCCTGCGCGGGGTGACCCCGGCCGAGGTCGTCGGCGTCGGCCGGGCGCTCGTCGAGGCGGGATTCCCCGCCATCGAGGTGCCACTGAACTCGCCGGAACCGTTCGAAAGCGTCCGTTTGCTCGCCGACGCGTTCGGGGACCGGTGCGAGATCGGCGCGGGCACCGTGCTCACCACCGAAGACGTCGGCCGGGCGCGGGAGGCCGGGGCGCGGCTGATCGTGGCACCCAACACCGATCCCGCGGTGATCTCCGCCGCCGTGGCCGAAGGGATGACGCCGTACCCCGGCGTCGCGACGCCGACCGAGGCCTTCGCCGCGCTGGCCGCGGGCGCCCGGTATCTCAAGCTGTTCCCCGCCGGCTCGGTCGGGATCGGGGGCATGAAGGCGTGGCGCGCCGTGCTGCCGCGCGAGGTCGGACTGCTGCCGGTCGGCGGGGTCGACGAAACGAACCTGGCGGCCTGGGCCGCCGCCGGGGCGGCCGGGGCGGGGCTGGGTTCCTGCCTCTACCGGCCGGGTGACACCGCGGACGTGGTCGGCGTCCGTGCCCGCGCACTTTCCGAGATCTGGCACCAGGAATAG
- a CDS encoding oxygenase MpaB family protein, with translation MSDLSRRNVLSLGVALGLVGAASVAPAWGATQTGTAADPWWVWDDEIDRIMAGILEAGQVPAVNTAMRSWVDNNDPLPGGLPADLAGYLQRVNRLPSWADPAKLHRAADFNRRKDTYLFMLYGLGSGIMSTVIPREAKSVYWSAGGADMQDRAAKTFTFGYDLSDLNAFEPDGQFVVTANKTRLVHAAVRHLLPQSPHWKAVADERIPISNGDILVTFHSLGTYVHRKLREWKVPMSAADEDAFLHMWQVAIHLLGVREEFIPKTWAAAEAQSAQVLTPILSPSFEGKELAEDLLGLTAQVDLGVTRGFLNEFVRYVLSDAIGDWLGLRRDYASAALIRTAWPAYIAFREGLIPIMPAGFYMFDQMVRALAMLFLNKGTSPTTTLITIPTGNRAGT, from the coding sequence ATGAGCGATCTCAGCAGGAGGAATGTCCTTTCCCTCGGCGTCGCACTGGGCTTGGTGGGCGCGGCGAGCGTCGCCCCCGCCTGGGGTGCGACGCAGACCGGCACGGCCGCCGACCCATGGTGGGTCTGGGACGACGAAATCGACCGCATCATGGCGGGGATTCTCGAAGCGGGCCAGGTGCCCGCGGTCAACACCGCGATGCGGTCCTGGGTGGACAACAACGACCCGCTCCCCGGCGGGCTGCCCGCCGATCTGGCGGGCTATCTCCAGCGCGTCAACCGGTTGCCGTCCTGGGCCGACCCCGCGAAGCTGCACCGCGCGGCCGATTTCAACCGGCGCAAGGACACCTATCTGTTCATGCTGTACGGGCTCGGCAGCGGCATCATGAGCACGGTCATCCCGCGTGAGGCCAAATCGGTCTACTGGTCCGCGGGCGGGGCCGACATGCAGGACCGCGCGGCCAAGACGTTCACCTTCGGCTACGACCTGAGCGACCTGAACGCCTTCGAGCCCGACGGCCAGTTCGTGGTCACCGCCAACAAGACGCGGCTGGTGCACGCCGCGGTGCGGCATCTGCTGCCGCAGTCGCCGCACTGGAAGGCCGTCGCGGACGAGCGGATCCCGATCAGCAACGGAGACATCCTGGTCACGTTCCACAGTCTCGGCACCTACGTGCACCGGAAGCTGCGCGAATGGAAGGTCCCGATGTCGGCCGCCGACGAGGACGCCTTCCTCCACATGTGGCAGGTCGCCATCCACCTGCTCGGCGTGCGGGAGGAGTTCATCCCGAAGACGTGGGCGGCCGCGGAAGCGCAGTCGGCGCAGGTGCTCACCCCGATCCTTTCCCCTTCGTTCGAAGGGAAAGAGCTCGCGGAAGACCTGCTCGGGCTGACCGCGCAGGTCGATCTTGGCGTCACCCGGGGCTTCCTGAACGAATTCGTGCGCTACGTGCTGAGCGACGCGATCGGCGACTGGCTCGGGCTGCGCCGCGATTACGCGTCCGCGGCCCTCATCCGCACCGCGTGGCCTGCCTACATCGCGTTCCGCGAGGGGCTGATCCCCATCATGCCCGCCGGGTTCTACATGTTCGACCAGATGGTGCGCGCGCTGGCGATGTTGTTCCTCAACAAGGGAACCTCACCGACGACGACGCTCATCACCATCCCGACCGGGAACCGCGCCGGTACCTGA
- a CDS encoding 2-dehydro-3-deoxygalactonokinase, which translates to MSLVTDTEPALLALDWGTSGQRAWLLGGDGEILAARNAGRGLLTTTEDVDPHDPRARAAAYESAFRKTCGDWLTAFPGVPALAAGMVGSAQGWADSGYRTVPAGLGFPSLVPVSHRDGVLHLVPGLRIPSGEYPGDVIRGEETQLVGVLEALGDPGGPLTVVLPGTHSKWVRVEDGLVTGFTTAMTGELYGLLITHGILARTAADPVADDTAFSRGLAAGRRSRGLATEAFGARPLVLDGVLDPASLPEYLSGVLIADEVSHLLRDTDTRVVLCGADELCRRYAAALAERGVEAIVLSEEVTARGLWRIATAAGLLEDRLMRRLKP; encoded by the coding sequence ATGTCGCTCGTGACCGACACCGAACCCGCCTTGCTCGCGCTCGACTGGGGAACCTCCGGTCAGCGTGCCTGGCTGCTCGGCGGGGACGGCGAGATCCTGGCCGCCCGCAACGCCGGGCGTGGACTGCTGACCACCACCGAGGACGTGGACCCCCACGACCCGCGAGCCAGGGCGGCCGCCTACGAGTCCGCCTTCCGGAAGACCTGTGGAGACTGGCTCACCGCGTTCCCCGGGGTTCCCGCCCTCGCCGCCGGCATGGTGGGCAGCGCGCAGGGCTGGGCCGACTCCGGCTACCGCACCGTCCCGGCCGGGCTCGGCTTCCCCTCGCTCGTCCCCGTGTCCCATCGCGACGGCGTGCTCCATCTCGTGCCGGGGCTGCGGATCCCGTCCGGTGAGTATCCCGGCGACGTGATCCGCGGCGAGGAGACACAACTGGTCGGTGTGCTCGAAGCGCTCGGCGACCCCGGCGGACCGCTCACCGTGGTGCTTCCCGGTACGCACAGCAAATGGGTCCGCGTCGAGGACGGGCTCGTCACCGGCTTCACCACCGCGATGACCGGCGAACTCTACGGATTGCTGATCACACACGGCATCCTCGCCCGCACGGCCGCCGACCCGGTCGCCGACGACACGGCCTTCTCGCGGGGCCTCGCCGCGGGACGACGTTCGCGCGGGCTCGCCACCGAGGCGTTCGGCGCTCGCCCGCTCGTGCTCGACGGCGTGCTGGACCCGGCGTCGCTGCCCGAGTATTTGTCCGGCGTCCTGATCGCCGACGAGGTCTCGCATCTGTTGCGGGACACCGACACCCGCGTGGTGCTGTGCGGTGCGGATGAACTCTGCCGTCGTTATGCCGCCGCCCTCGCCGAACGGGGAGTGGAGGCCATCGTGCTGTCCGAAGAGGTCACCGCCCGAGGGCTGTGGCGGATCGCGACGGCCGCCGGACTGCTCGAAGACCGTCTGATGAGGAGACTGAAACCGTGA
- a CDS encoding MFS transporter, whose amino-acid sequence MTTTVQGAVRPTRFRVLIAVMLFVTVVINYLDRSNLSIAMPAIAGELDLSKAEQGILLSAFGWTYAALQLPGGWLVDKIPPRLLYPACLILWSLATFFMGIIGGFVALIALRLMVGVFEAPAYPINSKIATVWFPERERATAIGFYTSGQFIGLALLTPVLSWLQTVLSWHWVFIATGLVGILWAVLWYAKYREPRDSRANEAEVELIRSGGGLVDLPRERPERARISRTDLATVLGSRKLWGIYFGQFCLTSTLWFFLTWFPTYLVEYREMDYIKSGFLASLPFIAALVGVLVSGVLSDFLVWRGASLGVARKGPIIAGLLLSTVMVTAGFTDSTAMVIVILSIAFFGNGLASITWSLVSALAPRRLLGLTGGMFNFIGNLSSIATPIVIGLIVTDDSFAPGFAYMTVITVAGILSYVLLVGKVERVAERTQTSHFARPRRR is encoded by the coding sequence ATGACCACGACCGTCCAGGGTGCCGTGCGCCCGACCCGGTTCCGGGTGCTGATCGCGGTGATGCTGTTCGTCACCGTCGTCATCAACTATCTCGACCGCTCGAACCTTTCGATCGCGATGCCCGCGATCGCCGGCGAACTCGACCTGTCCAAGGCGGAACAAGGCATCCTCCTGTCGGCCTTCGGCTGGACCTATGCCGCGTTGCAGCTGCCCGGCGGCTGGCTGGTCGACAAGATCCCGCCGAGGCTGCTCTATCCGGCCTGCCTGATCCTGTGGTCGCTGGCGACGTTCTTCATGGGGATCATCGGCGGGTTCGTGGCGCTGATCGCGTTGCGGCTGATGGTCGGCGTCTTCGAGGCGCCCGCCTATCCGATCAACAGCAAGATCGCGACCGTCTGGTTCCCGGAACGCGAACGCGCCACGGCGATCGGCTTCTACACCTCGGGCCAGTTCATCGGCCTCGCGCTGCTGACGCCCGTGCTGTCCTGGCTGCAGACCGTGCTTTCGTGGCACTGGGTGTTCATCGCCACCGGCCTGGTCGGCATCCTCTGGGCCGTGCTCTGGTACGCGAAGTACCGGGAACCGCGCGACTCGCGGGCCAACGAGGCGGAGGTGGAGCTGATCCGCTCCGGCGGCGGCCTGGTGGATCTTCCGCGTGAGCGGCCGGAGCGGGCGCGGATCTCGCGGACGGATCTGGCGACCGTGCTGGGCAGCCGGAAGCTGTGGGGGATCTACTTCGGACAGTTCTGCCTGACCTCGACGCTCTGGTTCTTCCTCACCTGGTTCCCGACGTATCTCGTCGAGTACCGGGAAATGGACTACATCAAGTCCGGTTTCCTGGCGTCGCTGCCGTTCATCGCGGCACTGGTCGGCGTGCTGGTCTCCGGTGTCCTGTCGGACTTCCTGGTGTGGCGCGGCGCTTCGCTCGGGGTGGCGCGGAAGGGCCCGATCATCGCCGGGCTGCTGCTGAGCACCGTGATGGTCACGGCGGGCTTCACCGACTCGACCGCGATGGTCATCGTGATCCTGTCCATCGCCTTCTTCGGCAACGGGCTCGCGTCGATCACCTGGTCGTTGGTCTCCGCGCTGGCGCCGCGACGGTTGCTCGGGCTGACCGGCGGGATGTTCAACTTCATCGGGAACCTGTCGTCGATCGCCACGCCGATCGTCATCGGCCTGATCGTCACCGACGACAGTTTCGCGCCCGGCTTCGCCTACATGACGGTGATCACGGTCGCCGGGATCCTGTCCTACGTCTTACTGGTCGGCAAGGTCGAGCGCGTGGCCGAGCGGACCCAGACCTCACATTTCGCGCGGCCGCGTCGTCGGTAG